In Eubalaena glacialis isolate mEubGla1 chromosome 3, mEubGla1.1.hap2.+ XY, whole genome shotgun sequence, the following are encoded in one genomic region:
- the LRIF1 gene encoding ligand-dependent nuclear receptor-interacting factor 1 isoform X2: MYQVVQTIGSDGKNLLQLLPIPNSSGNLIPLVQSTVMSDALKGNTGNPVQVTFQTQISSSSTSASVQLPIFQPASSSNYFLTRTVDTAEKVRVTSVGTENFTSSVSKVQSHGVKIDGLTMQTFAVSPSSTQNDSSYILVNTQSLPMTVKSPVLPSGHHLQIPAHAEVKSVPASSLPPSVQQKILATATTSTSGTVEASQIPTVIYVSPVNTVKNVVTKNFQNIYPKPVTEIAKPMILNTTQIPMNVAKETQLKGGQHSQAAPVKWIFQENLQPCTPSLVPVKSSNNVASKILKTFVDRKSLGDNTVNMPPLSTISPGGTQSKSMPIKDNALVMFNGKVYLLAKKGTDVLPSQIDQENSVSPDIPPRKDTSQIVSSSPVTEISREVVNIVLAKSKSSQMETKSLSNTQLASMANLSAEKNKKVEKPSLSTPNPHSMNQSINYLKQSKTLFSKPDFPDGFSTGQNSPRKGNIIHSIEKISSSVDATTVTSQQCVFRDQEPKIQNEMASTLEKVTQERNDKNNSQGRSNKASYLNNDAELRKIFGLTKDLRVCLTRIPHHLGSGGGFDSFSCLVKSDTYKETEFIVKEEGRKQGFDKKRKAKTNKKMDHTKKRRTESVYNTTVNGGTNVTSSQLVSSILPTSNVSHHNILRGRNKTREEKRSEVEHCTHGNQEKGTLSSNTAFEQSHSFNKNYTEDIFPMTPPELEETIRDEKIRRLKQVLREKEAALEEMRKKMHQK, encoded by the exons ATGTACCAAGTAGTTCAGACGATTGGCTCGGATGGAAAAAATCTTCTGCAATTACTTCCAATTCCTAATTCCTCTGGAAATCTTATACCACTAGTTCAATCTACAGTCATGTCTGATGCTTTGAAAGGGAATACAGGAAATCCAGTTCAAGTTACTTTTCAGACTCAGATTTCCAGCTCTTCCACAAGTGCATCAGTTCAATTGCCCATTTTTCAGCCAGCCAGTTCTTCAAACTATTTTCTTACAAGAACAGTAGACACAGCAGAAAAAGTTAGAGTTACTTCTGTGGGAACTGAAAATTTTACCTCATCAGTTTCTAAAGTTCAGAGTCATGGTGTGAAAATTGATGGACTCACCATGCAAACGTTTGCTGTTTCTCCCTCCTCAACACAAAATGATTCATCTTATATTTTAGTAAATACCCAGAGTCTTCCAATGACTGTGAAGTCTCCGGTTTTGCCTTCTGGGCATCATTTACAGATTCCAGCCCATGCTGAAGTGAAATCTGTACCAGCGTCTTCATTGCCTCCTTCAGTTCAGCAAAAGATACTTGCAACTGCAACCACAAGTACCTCAGGAACAGTTGAGGCCTCCCAAATACCAACTGTTATTTATGTATCTCCTGTAAATACAGTGAAAAATGTAGTTACCAAGAACTTTCAAAACATTTACCCAAAACCTGTTACAGAAATAGCAAAGCCAATGATACTAAATACCACACAGATTCCAATGAATGTTGCTAAAGAGACACAATTAAAAGGTGGTCAGCATTCTCAAGCTGCTCCAGTGAAATGGATTTTTCAAGAAAATCTACAGCCTTGCACTCCATCTCTTGTTCCTGTTAAATCTTCAAATAATGTGGcttcaaagattttaaaaacttttgtagaTAGGAAAAGTTTGGGAGATAATACTGTGAATATGCCACCATTGAGTACCATCAGTCCTGGTGGGACACAATCCAAAAGTATGCCTATTAAAGATAATGCTTTGGTTATGTTTAATGGGAAAGTCTATCTATTGGCTAAAAAGGGGACAGATGTTTTGCCATCACAAATTGACCAAGAGAATTCTGTTTCTCCTGATATTCCACCAAGAAAAGATACATCACAGATAGTAAGTTCAAGTCCAGTCACAGAAATATCTAGAGAGGTTgtaaatattgttttggctaAAAGTAAATCTTCCCAGATGGAGACAAAATCACTTTCAAATACCCAGCTTGCTTCCATGGCCAATCTAAgtgcagagaagaataagaaagtgGAGAAACCATCTCTTTCTACCCCAAACCCACATAGTATGAACCAATCCATTAACTACTTAAAGCAGAGTAAGACTTTATTCTCAAAGCCAGACTTTCCAGATGGATTTAGTACAGGACAAAATTCCCCCAGAAAAGGAAATATCATCCACAGCATAGAGAAAATAAGTTCCTCTGTTGATGCAACAACTGTTACTTCACAACAGTGTGTTTTCAGAGACCAAGAACCAAAG ATCCAGAATGAGATGGCATCAACATTAGAAAAAGTTACTCaagaaagaaatgacaagaaCAATTCCCAAGGAAGAAGCAATAAGGCCTCATATCTGAACAATGATGCTGAACTTAGAAAGATATTTGGTCTCACTAAAGATTTGAGAGTGTGCCTTACTCGGATTCCTCACCATTTGGGCTCTGGAGGAGGTTTTGATTCCTTTAGCTGTTTGGTGAAAAGTGATACTTACAAAGAAACAGAGTTTATAGTGAAGGAGGAAGGCAGAAAACAG GGTtttgataagaaaagaaaagcaaaaaccaaTAAGAAGATGGATCACACAAAGAAGAGAAGAACTGAGAGTGTTTATAACACAACTGTAAATGGAGGAACTAATGTCACCAGTTCCCAACTCGTTAGCAGTATTTTACCAACTTCAAATGTATCACACCATAACATTCTCAGAGGCCGCAACAAAACCAGGGAAGAAAAGAGATCTGAGGTAGAACACTGTACCCATGGGAACCAAGAGAAAGGCACATTGAGTTCAAATACAGCTTTTGAGCAAAGCCAttccttcaataaaaattatactgAAGATATTTTCCCCATGACACCACCAGAGTTAGAAGAAACcattagagatgaaaaaataaGAAGACTTAAGCAGGTGCTGAGAGAAAAAGAAGCGGCTCTTGAAGAAATGCGTAAGAAGAtgcaccaaaaataa
- the LRIF1 gene encoding ligand-dependent nuclear receptor-interacting factor 1 isoform X3 — protein sequence MASTLEKVTQERNDKNNSQGRSNKASYLNNDAELRKIFGLTKDLRVCLTRIPHHLGSGGGFDSFSCLVKSDTYKETEFIVKEEGRKQGFDKKRKAKTNKKMDHTKKRRTESVYNTTVNGGTNVTSSQLVSSILPTSNVSHHNILRGRNKTREEKRSEVEHCTHGNQEKGTLSSNTAFEQSHSFNKNYTEDIFPMTPPELEETIRDEKIRRLKQVLREKEAALEEMRKKMHQK from the exons ATGGCATCAACATTAGAAAAAGTTACTCaagaaagaaatgacaagaaCAATTCCCAAGGAAGAAGCAATAAGGCCTCATATCTGAACAATGATGCTGAACTTAGAAAGATATTTGGTCTCACTAAAGATTTGAGAGTGTGCCTTACTCGGATTCCTCACCATTTGGGCTCTGGAGGAGGTTTTGATTCCTTTAGCTGTTTGGTGAAAAGTGATACTTACAAAGAAACAGAGTTTATAGTGAAGGAGGAAGGCAGAAAACAG GGTtttgataagaaaagaaaagcaaaaaccaaTAAGAAGATGGATCACACAAAGAAGAGAAGAACTGAGAGTGTTTATAACACAACTGTAAATGGAGGAACTAATGTCACCAGTTCCCAACTCGTTAGCAGTATTTTACCAACTTCAAATGTATCACACCATAACATTCTCAGAGGCCGCAACAAAACCAGGGAAGAAAAGAGATCTGAGGTAGAACACTGTACCCATGGGAACCAAGAGAAAGGCACATTGAGTTCAAATACAGCTTTTGAGCAAAGCCAttccttcaataaaaattatactgAAGATATTTTCCCCATGACACCACCAGAGTTAGAAGAAACcattagagatgaaaaaataaGAAGACTTAAGCAGGTGCTGAGAGAAAAAGAAGCGGCTCTTGAAGAAATGCGTAAGAAGAtgcaccaaaaataa
- the LRIF1 gene encoding ligand-dependent nuclear receptor-interacting factor 1 isoform X1, with amino-acid sequence MSNNLQRVFLKPTEEKSGNASHCVSGCMYQVVQTIGSDGKNLLQLLPIPNSSGNLIPLVQSTVMSDALKGNTGNPVQVTFQTQISSSSTSASVQLPIFQPASSSNYFLTRTVDTAEKVRVTSVGTENFTSSVSKVQSHGVKIDGLTMQTFAVSPSSTQNDSSYILVNTQSLPMTVKSPVLPSGHHLQIPAHAEVKSVPASSLPPSVQQKILATATTSTSGTVEASQIPTVIYVSPVNTVKNVVTKNFQNIYPKPVTEIAKPMILNTTQIPMNVAKETQLKGGQHSQAAPVKWIFQENLQPCTPSLVPVKSSNNVASKILKTFVDRKSLGDNTVNMPPLSTISPGGTQSKSMPIKDNALVMFNGKVYLLAKKGTDVLPSQIDQENSVSPDIPPRKDTSQIVSSSPVTEISREVVNIVLAKSKSSQMETKSLSNTQLASMANLSAEKNKKVEKPSLSTPNPHSMNQSINYLKQSKTLFSKPDFPDGFSTGQNSPRKGNIIHSIEKISSSVDATTVTSQQCVFRDQEPKIQNEMASTLEKVTQERNDKNNSQGRSNKASYLNNDAELRKIFGLTKDLRVCLTRIPHHLGSGGGFDSFSCLVKSDTYKETEFIVKEEGRKQGFDKKRKAKTNKKMDHTKKRRTESVYNTTVNGGTNVTSSQLVSSILPTSNVSHHNILRGRNKTREEKRSEVEHCTHGNQEKGTLSSNTAFEQSHSFNKNYTEDIFPMTPPELEETIRDEKIRRLKQVLREKEAALEEMRKKMHQK; translated from the exons ATGTCCAATAACCTACAGAGGGTCTTCCTGAAACCTACAGAGGAAAAGTCAGGCAACGCCTCGCACTG TGTTTCAGGCTGCATGTACCAAGTAGTTCAGACGATTGGCTCGGATGGAAAAAATCTTCTGCAATTACTTCCAATTCCTAATTCCTCTGGAAATCTTATACCACTAGTTCAATCTACAGTCATGTCTGATGCTTTGAAAGGGAATACAGGAAATCCAGTTCAAGTTACTTTTCAGACTCAGATTTCCAGCTCTTCCACAAGTGCATCAGTTCAATTGCCCATTTTTCAGCCAGCCAGTTCTTCAAACTATTTTCTTACAAGAACAGTAGACACAGCAGAAAAAGTTAGAGTTACTTCTGTGGGAACTGAAAATTTTACCTCATCAGTTTCTAAAGTTCAGAGTCATGGTGTGAAAATTGATGGACTCACCATGCAAACGTTTGCTGTTTCTCCCTCCTCAACACAAAATGATTCATCTTATATTTTAGTAAATACCCAGAGTCTTCCAATGACTGTGAAGTCTCCGGTTTTGCCTTCTGGGCATCATTTACAGATTCCAGCCCATGCTGAAGTGAAATCTGTACCAGCGTCTTCATTGCCTCCTTCAGTTCAGCAAAAGATACTTGCAACTGCAACCACAAGTACCTCAGGAACAGTTGAGGCCTCCCAAATACCAACTGTTATTTATGTATCTCCTGTAAATACAGTGAAAAATGTAGTTACCAAGAACTTTCAAAACATTTACCCAAAACCTGTTACAGAAATAGCAAAGCCAATGATACTAAATACCACACAGATTCCAATGAATGTTGCTAAAGAGACACAATTAAAAGGTGGTCAGCATTCTCAAGCTGCTCCAGTGAAATGGATTTTTCAAGAAAATCTACAGCCTTGCACTCCATCTCTTGTTCCTGTTAAATCTTCAAATAATGTGGcttcaaagattttaaaaacttttgtagaTAGGAAAAGTTTGGGAGATAATACTGTGAATATGCCACCATTGAGTACCATCAGTCCTGGTGGGACACAATCCAAAAGTATGCCTATTAAAGATAATGCTTTGGTTATGTTTAATGGGAAAGTCTATCTATTGGCTAAAAAGGGGACAGATGTTTTGCCATCACAAATTGACCAAGAGAATTCTGTTTCTCCTGATATTCCACCAAGAAAAGATACATCACAGATAGTAAGTTCAAGTCCAGTCACAGAAATATCTAGAGAGGTTgtaaatattgttttggctaAAAGTAAATCTTCCCAGATGGAGACAAAATCACTTTCAAATACCCAGCTTGCTTCCATGGCCAATCTAAgtgcagagaagaataagaaagtgGAGAAACCATCTCTTTCTACCCCAAACCCACATAGTATGAACCAATCCATTAACTACTTAAAGCAGAGTAAGACTTTATTCTCAAAGCCAGACTTTCCAGATGGATTTAGTACAGGACAAAATTCCCCCAGAAAAGGAAATATCATCCACAGCATAGAGAAAATAAGTTCCTCTGTTGATGCAACAACTGTTACTTCACAACAGTGTGTTTTCAGAGACCAAGAACCAAAG ATCCAGAATGAGATGGCATCAACATTAGAAAAAGTTACTCaagaaagaaatgacaagaaCAATTCCCAAGGAAGAAGCAATAAGGCCTCATATCTGAACAATGATGCTGAACTTAGAAAGATATTTGGTCTCACTAAAGATTTGAGAGTGTGCCTTACTCGGATTCCTCACCATTTGGGCTCTGGAGGAGGTTTTGATTCCTTTAGCTGTTTGGTGAAAAGTGATACTTACAAAGAAACAGAGTTTATAGTGAAGGAGGAAGGCAGAAAACAG GGTtttgataagaaaagaaaagcaaaaaccaaTAAGAAGATGGATCACACAAAGAAGAGAAGAACTGAGAGTGTTTATAACACAACTGTAAATGGAGGAACTAATGTCACCAGTTCCCAACTCGTTAGCAGTATTTTACCAACTTCAAATGTATCACACCATAACATTCTCAGAGGCCGCAACAAAACCAGGGAAGAAAAGAGATCTGAGGTAGAACACTGTACCCATGGGAACCAAGAGAAAGGCACATTGAGTTCAAATACAGCTTTTGAGCAAAGCCAttccttcaataaaaattatactgAAGATATTTTCCCCATGACACCACCAGAGTTAGAAGAAACcattagagatgaaaaaataaGAAGACTTAAGCAGGTGCTGAGAGAAAAAGAAGCGGCTCTTGAAGAAATGCGTAAGAAGAtgcaccaaaaataa